The Amycolatopsis camponoti genome segment CGACGTAGGGCGTGCCGGGGATGTGCGCGGCGGGAGCCTCGAACGCGCCGGGCGGCAGCTCACCGGGCTGCTCCGGGGCGGGCTGCTCGGAGGTGGCTCGCTCGGGGGCGGGGACGTCGGCGATCGTGCTGTCGGCCGACGGCGGGTCGTAGTTCTCCGGTGCGTACGGCGCGGGCTCCGCGGTGGGCGGCGGGTCGTACGAAGCGGTCGGATCGGCCGGACGGTCCTTGTCCCCGGACGGGTCGGTCATGGCGGGTCCCCTCGGTGCGTTCAGGACCTCAACCTAGCCGGTCAGCGGAAGTGCCCGTGCGCGACGCCGAACCGGAAGAGGAGCACGAGCGCGACGGCGTTCAGTGCGATCCCGAGGTAGCCCACGACGAACGCGGCGATCGCGAGGCCTCGCCCGGTCGCTTCGCCGCGCTTGGCCCGGCCGTGGGCGACGTGGCCCATGGCGACGCCCGCGATACCGGCCGGCAAGCACACGAAGCTGCCGGCGATCGAGCAGAGCAGCGCCCCGGCCGCGAGACCCGGACCCGGTTCTTCGCCGGGGTCCGGCGTGGAACCGCCGGCCGGGGACCGCCTGCCGAAGGGGTCGTCCGGGTCGTACGGGTGGCTCAAGATCGGCTTCCTCCCCCGGGGGACTTTACGGCGCGGATCGTGAGCGCCCTCATAGCAGGGTTGCGGCTTTCGGGTCATACTCCCCGGTAACCCAGCGCCGCGAGCCGGCGTCGTATCCGGAAAGGGAGCCGTGATGGCCCGTCTCGCCCAGACCGCCGGCCTGACCGACGTGCAGTCGGAGATCCTCGCGACCGTCCGCTCGTTCGTGGACAAGGAGGTCATCCCGCACGCGCAGGAGCTCGAGCACTCCGACACGTACCCGGCGGACATCGTCGAGGGCATGAAGGAGATGGGCCTGTTCGGGATCACCATCCCCGAGGAGTACGGCGGGCTCGGCGAGTCGCTGCTGACCTACGCGCTCGTCGTCGAGGAGATCGCGCGCGGCTGGATGAGCGTGTCCGGCGTGATCAACACCCACTTCATCGTGGCGCACATGATCACCCGCCACGGCACCGAAGCGCAGAAGCGGCACTTCCTGCCGCGGATGGCGACCGGCGAGGTGCGCGGCTCGTTCTCGATGTCGGAGCCGGACCTCGGCTCGGACGTCGCGGCGATCAAGACCAAGGCGAAGAAGACCGACGACGGCTACGTCATCGACGGCGCCAAGATGTGGCTGACCAACGGCGGCTCGTCGAACCTGATCGCGCTGCTGGTCAAGACGGACGAAGGGGCGGAGAAGGCCCACCAGAACCTGACGGCGTTCCTCGTCGAGAAACCGGAGGGCTTCGGCGAGGTCGCGCCCGGGCTGACCATTCCCGGCAAGATCGACAAGATGGGCTACAAGGGCGTCGACACGACCGAAGCGGTCTTCGACGGCTACAAGATCGGCGCCGACATGGTCCTCGGCGAGGCGCCGGGCAAGGGCTTCGCGTACATGATGGACGGTGTCGAGGTCGGTCGCGTGAACGTCGCGGCGCGGGCGTGCGGCATCGCGATCCGCGCGTTCGAGCTGGCGGTGGAGTACGCCCAGCAGCGCAAGACGTTCGGCAAGGCGATCGCCGAGCACCAGGCCGTGGCGTTCAAGCTGGCCGAGATGGCGACCAAGGTCGAGGCGGCCCACCTGATGATGGTGAACGCGGCCCGGCTGAAGGACTCCGGCGAGCGCAACGACGTCGAGGCGGGCATGGCGAAGCTGATCGCGTCGGAGTACTGCGCGGAGGTCACGCAGGACTCGTTCCGCATCCACGGCGGTTACGGGTACTCGAAGGAGTACGAGATCGAGCGCCTGATGCGCGAGGCGCCGTTCCTGCTGATCGGCGAGGGCACGAGCGAGATCCAGAAGACCATCATCAGCCGCGGTCTGCTGCGCGAGTACAAGTCCCGCTCCTGAAGGAAGGCGCCGATTGTCGATACAGCGACAATCGGCGCCCGGCCTTTCGGGGTAAGCGGCTCGCACGGTCCGGGCGTTCTTGACAAGATGGACGCCCAGACCCACGAGTGCGCAGGTGATGATGGTGAGTAGTCCCTTTGGCGGGGGCCGGGCGCAAGGTGGCCTCCCGCGGCTGCCGACCCCGCCGACCGGCTGGCCGATCGGGTCGTACGCGACCTACGGCGAGGCGCAGCAGGCCGTCGACTTCCTCGCGGAGAGCGAGTTCTCCGTCAGCGACGTCACGATCGTCGGCGTGGACCTGATGCTCGTCGAGCGCGTCATCGGGAAGCTCAGCTGGGGCCGCGTGCTCGGCACCGGCGCCGTCTCGGGTGCCTGGTTCGGCCTGTTCGCCGGGCTGCTGCTCGGCCTGTTCGTCAACCAGGGCTTCGCGCTGCAGCTGCTCACCGGGCTCGTGCTGGGCGTCCTCTCCGGGCTGATGTTCGCCGCCATCGGGTACAGCATGTCGCGGGGGCAGCGGCGGGACTTCTCCTCGGCGAGCCAGCTCGTCGCCGGCCGCTACGACGTCCTGTGCCAGCCGCGCTCGGCCGAGCAGGCCCGTGAGCTGCTCGCCCGGCTCGCCCTCAAACCACCTCCGGCCACGACCTGAAAAAGACGGCCATTATCAGGGGAAAATCACAGTTCGAGCTGCAGTGGGCTGAATCGTTACCGATACTGCTTGCGGGGTGTGATCGCCCGGCATAAGTTGTCCGACACCAGTCGGGCGGCCTCGCCCAACCAGCGCGGCGGCCCGATCACTAGCACGTCGGGGTGCTGGCGCGGTTCGCCTCATCGCGTCGTGGTGCCCGCCGGGTGCCGCGGTTTCCGGCGTGCATGCGGGTGAGGAGGCCTTATGGGGAAGAGGATCGGCGCGGGCAAACGGGGGCGCTCGCCCGGCCGTACCGCGGTCCTGCTGGGGGCAGGGGCTCTGGTGACCGGCATGCTGGCCGGTTGCGGTTCGAGCGGCGGGCTCAAGATCAACGTCTACTACGCGCCCGAGGACAGCTTCCAGAAAGTCGTCGACAACTGCAACGCGGCGGCGAACGGCAAGTACGAGATCGTCTACAACAAGCTCCAGCGCGGCGCGGACGACCAGCGCCTGCAGATGGCCCGGCGGCTCGCCGCCGGGGACACCGCGATGGACGTCCTCGGCCTCGACGTGACCTGGGTTTCGGAGTTCGCCGAAGCCGGCTGGGTCGAGGAGTGGAAGGACCAGAACAAGACGGCGGCGACCGAAGGCGTCCTGCAGGGCCCGCTGGAAACGGCGACCTACAACGGGAAGCTCTACGCGGCCACGAAGAACACCAACGTCCAGCTGCTCTGGTACGACGACCGCATCACGCCCACGCCGCCGAAGACGTGGGACGAGATGATCGCCAAGTCGAAGGAGCTCAAGGCGCAGGGCAAGCCGTACAGCATCGTCTTCACCGGCGCGCAGTACGAAGGTCTCGTCGTCTTCTACAACACGCTCGTGGAGTCCATGGGCGGGCACATCCTGTCCGACGACGGCAAGTCCGTCGTCCTGGACGACGGCGCGGTCAAGGCGCTCGCCCTGCTGAAGCAGATCGCTTCCTCGGGCATCACCGACCCGTCGCTGACCAACTCGAAGGAGGACGACGTCCGCCAGACGTTCCAGCGCGGTGACGCCGCGTTCGAGCTCAACTGGCCGTTCGTCTACGCCTCCTACGCCAAGGAAAAGCCGCAGGACGTCTCGCACTTCAAGTGGGCCGTCTACCCCGAGGCGCAGGCAGGCACGCCGGCCAAGACCACGATCGGCGGGTACGACCTCGGCGTCAGCTCGCTGTCGCAGCACAAGCCCGAGGCGTTCGAAGCGGCGCTGTGCCTGCGCAACGCGGAGAACCAGAAGTTCTCGGCGATCAACGACGGGGTGCCGCCGACCATCGAATCGGTGTACCACAACGACACGCCGCTGGACCCGTCGAAGCCGGCGAGCGCCGACAACCCGAACATGGCGCTCAAGTACCCGATGCGCGACTCGATCATCGACGCCATCAAGGACTCGGCGGTGCGGCCGCTGACCCCGGCGTACCAGAACATGTCGACGGTGATGTCGAAAGTCCTTTCCCCGCCGGGTGAAATCGACCCGAAGGCCACCGCGGACAAGCTGCGCGAGCAGCTCAACGACGCGCTCCAGTCGAAGGGAGTGATCCCGTGACCGTCCAGGACTCGACCCCGGCGGACACCTCCGGGGCCACGGTCGCCGAGGCGACCTCCGGCAAGAAGGGCAAGCCCGCCCTCTCGGAAGGGAAGAAGGCCGAACGGAAGCTCGGGCTGTGGCTGTGCGCGCCCGCGTTCCTCGTGATGATCGCCGTCACCGGCTACCCGATCGTCTACTCGATCTGGCTGTCGCTGCAGCGGTACGACCTGAGGTTCCCCGCGCAGCAGGAGTTCGTCGGCCTCGACAACTACGGGGCCGTGCTGTCCAACTCGTACTGGTGGACGGCGTTCGGCACCACGATGTTCCTGACCGTGGTGTCGGTGGCGATCGAGTTCGTGCTCGGCATGGCGCTGGCGCTGGTCATGCACCGCACGCTCGTCGGGCGCGGCCTGGTCCGCACGGTCGCCCTGATCCCGTACGGCATCGTCACGGTCGTCGCGGCGTTCTCCTGGTACTACGCGTGGACGCCGAAGACCGGCTACCTGGCGAACTGGCTGGCCGCGGACGCGGCGCCGCTGACCGACCAGTGGCCGTCGATGTTCATCATCATCCTCGCCGAGGTGTGGAAGACCACGCCGTTCATGGCGCTGCTGCTGATGGCCGGCCTCGCGCTGGTGCCGGACGACCTGCTCAAGGCCGCGTCGATGGACGGCGCGAGCGCGTGGCAGCGGTTCACGAAGGTGATGCTGCCGGTGATGAAGCCGGCGATCCTGGTGGCGCTGCTGTTCCGCACGCTCGACGCCTTCCGGATCTTCGACAACATCTACGTGCTCACCGGCGGCGCGCAGGACACCGGCTCGGTGTCCATGCAGACCTACGACAACCTGGTCAAGGGGCTCAACCTCGGGATCGGGTCGACGATGGCGGTGCTGATCTTCATCACCGTGGCGATCATCGCCTTCATCTTCATCAAGGTGTTCGGCACGGCCGCACCGGGTTCGGACGACGGGGGTAAGCGCTGATGGTGATGGGAACCGTCACGACGGGCCGCAAGCTCAGGTGGGGCCTGGTCGACATCCTCGTGCTGGTGTTCGCGCTGGTGCCGGTGCTCTGGGTCGTCTCGCTGTCGTTCAAGACCAAGGACACGCTGACCGACGGGTCGTTCATCCCGCAGTCGTGGACCTGGCAGAACTACGCGGACATCTTCCAGACGTCGGAGTTCCTGCTGGCGCTGGTCAACTCGATCGGCATCGCGATCATCTCCACGGTGATCGCGGTGGTGCTGGGCACGATGGCCGCGTACGCGATCGCGCGGCTGGAGTTCCCCGGCAAGCAGCTGCTGGTCGGGCTTTCGCTGCTGATCGCGATGTTCCCGCAGGTGTCGCTGGTGACCCCGCTGTTCAACATCGAGCGGAACCTGGCGCTGTTCGACACCTGGCCGGGGCTGATCCTGCCCTACATCACGTTCGCCCTGCCGCTGTCGATCTACACGCTGTCGGCGTTCTTCCGGGAAATCCCGTGGGAGCTGGAAAAAGCGGCGAAGATGGACGGCGCGACGCCGGCCCAGGCGTTCCGGAAGGTGATCGCGCCGCTGGCCGCGCCGGGTGTGTTCACCACCGCGATCCTGGTGTTCATCTTCTGCTGGAACGACTTCCTGTTCGCCATCTCGCTGACGTCGACCACGGCGTCGCGCACGGTGCCGGCGGCGCTGTCGTTCTTCACCGGGTCCTCGCAGTTCGAGGACCCGACGGGACAGGTGAGCGCGGCCGCGGTCGTCATCACCATCCCGATCATTGTGTTCGTGTTGTTCTTCCAGCGTCGCATCGTGGCGGGGCTGACCTCCGGTGCGGTGAAGGGGTAGTCATGGCAGAAATCGTCCTCGACAAGGTGTCGAAGAAGTACCCCGACGGCGCGCTCGCGGTGTCCGAAGTGGACATCACCATCGCCGACGGCGAGTTCCTGGTGCTGGTCGGGCCGTCCGGCTGCGGGAAGTCGACCATGCTGAACATGGTGGCGGGCCTGGAGGACATCTCCTCCGGCGAGCTGCGCATCGACGGCAAGCGCGTCAACGAGAAGGCCCCGAAGGACCGGGACATCGCGATGGTGTTCCAGTCCTACGCGCTCTACCCGCACATGAGCGTGCGGGAGAACATGGCCTTCCCGCTGCGGCTGGCCAAGGTCGACGACCAGACGGTGCGGGCGAAGGTGGAGGAAGCGGCGACGATCCTCGACCTGACCGCGCACCTGGACCGCAAGCCGGCCAACCTCTCCGGTGGCCAGCGCCAGCGCGTGGCGATGGGCCGGGCGATCGTCCGGAACCCGAAGGCGTTCCTGATGGACGAGCCACTGTCCAACCTGGACGCCAAGCTCCGCGGCCAGATGCGGACGTCGGTGTCGAAGATCCAGAAGCAGCTCGGCACGACGACGCTGTACGTCACGCACGACCAGACCGAGGCCATGACCCTCGGCGACCGGGTCGTGGTGCTGCGCGGCGGTTTCGTGCAGCAGATCGGCGCCCCGCAGTTCCTCTACGAGAACCCGGCGAACCTGTTCGTCGCGGGGTTCATCGGCTCGCCGTCGATGAACTTCGTGCCGGCCACGCTGGAGAACAACGAACTGCGGACGCCACTCGGGGTCACGCCGCTGACGGACCGGATCCGGCAGCTGGTGGAGAAGGCGGACGCCCCGCGCGAGGTGCTGGTCGGCATCCGGCCGGAGCACTTCGAGGACGCGGCGCTCGTCGACGCGGCCCAGAAGTCCGGCGGCGGCACGTTCACCGCGCACATCGACGTCCTCGAGTCGATGGGCTCGGAGAAGTTCGCCCACTTCACGGTGGACGGTGAGACGGCGACGTCCGCGGAGCTGGCGGAACTGGCCGCGGACAGCGGTTCGGCCGACGTCCCCGGCTCGGAGTCCCAGATCGTGGCCCGCCTCTCGGCGGAGTCGTCGGCGAAGGAGAACGAGGACCTCGAGGTCTGGTACGACGCGGACAAGATCAAGCTGTTCGACCCGTCCAACGGCAAGAACCTCACCTACGAGGACTAGCCACGAGACCCGGGAAGGGCGCCCTCATGGACTCATGGGGGGCGCCCTTCCCGGCGTTCAGTGCCGGGTGGGCCGGTAGACGAGTTCCTGGATGTCGCCGTCCAGCGTCCGGGTCTCGAGCAGTTCGAGGTCGAAGTCTTCCGCGCCGGCGAAGATCGGGCCCTCCCCGGTCCGGCCGGTGATCACCGGGTAGAGCGTCACCTGGACGCGGTCGACCAGCCCGGCGGCCAGCAGCGCGCGGTTCAGCGAGAGGCTGCCGTGCGAGCGCAGCGGAACGTCGGACTCCTCCTTGAGCCGGGCCACGACGTCGACGGCGTCGCCCCTCAGGATCGTCGCGTCCGGCCAGGCGAGCGGTTCTTCGAGTGTGGTCGACACGACCGTGGCGGGCAGGTTCCGCAGCCGCTTCACCCACGGGTCGAGGTCGTCCTCGGGAACGGCGTTCAGCATCTCGGCGTTGGTCCGGAAGGTGGTGGCGCCGAAGACCATCCGCTGGTCCTCCTCGTACTGGGCGAGGCGGTGCGCGAGCAGTTCCGGCCCCTGCTTGCCCCAGTAGCCGCCCCAGTCGCCGTGGTGGCTGCCGAAGCCGTCGAGGCTGGAGAAGACGTCGAAGGTGTACGTGGCGGTCATGGCCGGTTCCTTTCTTCGGGGGCCAAGCGCGCCCGCCGGCTCTCCAGGAAGGTTCGTTCGGTTTCGTTGCGGGCCAAGGTGATCGCCTCGTCGTAGGCGGCGACCGCCTCGGCGGTCCGGCCCAGCCGGGCGAGCAGGTCCGCGCGGGTGGCGGGCAGCAGGTGGTAGCCCGGCAGGTCCAGGTCTTCAATGGCGGCCAACGCTTGCGCCGGGCCGTGGACCTCGGCGACGGCCACCGCGCGGTTGAGCGCGACGATCGGCGACGACGTCTGCGCCAGCAGCTGGTCGTAGAGCGCCAGCACCTGCGTCCAGTCGGTCGACGGCCCGTCCGTGTGCACGGCGTTGACCGCCGCCTGCAGCTGGTACGGCCCGGGCCGGTTGCGGCGCAGGCACCGCCGCACCAGCTCGTGCCCCTCGGCGATCAGCTCCCGGTTCCACCGCGACCGGTCCTGCTCCGCGAGCACGACCAGCTCCCCCGAGGGGCCCACGCGCGCGGGCCGCCGGGCTTCGGTGAGCAGGAGCAGCGCGAGCAGCCCGAGGACCTCCGGCTCGTCCGGCATCAGCTCGGCGAGCGCCCGCGCCAGGCGGACGGCGTCGGCGCACAGGTCCGTCCGCAGCAGCTCGCCGGAAGTCGACGCGTACCCCTCGTTGAACACCAGGTACAGCACGGTCAGCACCGAGGCCAGCCGGTCGGGGAGCGCGGCGGCGTCCGGCACCCGGTAGGGGATGCGGGCGTCGCGGATCTTCTTCTTCGCGCGGACGATCCGCTGCGA includes the following:
- a CDS encoding DUF4190 domain-containing protein, translated to MSHPYDPDDPFGRRSPAGGSTPDPGEEPGPGLAAGALLCSIAGSFVCLPAGIAGVAMGHVAHGRAKRGEATGRGLAIAAFVVGYLGIALNAVALVLLFRFGVAHGHFR
- a CDS encoding acyl-CoA dehydrogenase family protein, giving the protein MARLAQTAGLTDVQSEILATVRSFVDKEVIPHAQELEHSDTYPADIVEGMKEMGLFGITIPEEYGGLGESLLTYALVVEEIARGWMSVSGVINTHFIVAHMITRHGTEAQKRHFLPRMATGEVRGSFSMSEPDLGSDVAAIKTKAKKTDDGYVIDGAKMWLTNGGSSNLIALLVKTDEGAEKAHQNLTAFLVEKPEGFGEVAPGLTIPGKIDKMGYKGVDTTEAVFDGYKIGADMVLGEAPGKGFAYMMDGVEVGRVNVAARACGIAIRAFELAVEYAQQRKTFGKAIAEHQAVAFKLAEMATKVEAAHLMMVNAARLKDSGERNDVEAGMAKLIASEYCAEVTQDSFRIHGGYGYSKEYEIERLMREAPFLLIGEGTSEIQKTIISRGLLREYKSRS
- a CDS encoding general stress protein produces the protein MMVSSPFGGGRAQGGLPRLPTPPTGWPIGSYATYGEAQQAVDFLAESEFSVSDVTIVGVDLMLVERVIGKLSWGRVLGTGAVSGAWFGLFAGLLLGLFVNQGFALQLLTGLVLGVLSGLMFAAIGYSMSRGQRRDFSSASQLVAGRYDVLCQPRSAEQARELLARLALKPPPATT
- a CDS encoding ABC transporter substrate-binding protein; protein product: MGKRIGAGKRGRSPGRTAVLLGAGALVTGMLAGCGSSGGLKINVYYAPEDSFQKVVDNCNAAANGKYEIVYNKLQRGADDQRLQMARRLAAGDTAMDVLGLDVTWVSEFAEAGWVEEWKDQNKTAATEGVLQGPLETATYNGKLYAATKNTNVQLLWYDDRITPTPPKTWDEMIAKSKELKAQGKPYSIVFTGAQYEGLVVFYNTLVESMGGHILSDDGKSVVLDDGAVKALALLKQIASSGITDPSLTNSKEDDVRQTFQRGDAAFELNWPFVYASYAKEKPQDVSHFKWAVYPEAQAGTPAKTTIGGYDLGVSSLSQHKPEAFEAALCLRNAENQKFSAINDGVPPTIESVYHNDTPLDPSKPASADNPNMALKYPMRDSIIDAIKDSAVRPLTPAYQNMSTVMSKVLSPPGEIDPKATADKLREQLNDALQSKGVIP
- a CDS encoding carbohydrate ABC transporter permease, translated to MTVQDSTPADTSGATVAEATSGKKGKPALSEGKKAERKLGLWLCAPAFLVMIAVTGYPIVYSIWLSLQRYDLRFPAQQEFVGLDNYGAVLSNSYWWTAFGTTMFLTVVSVAIEFVLGMALALVMHRTLVGRGLVRTVALIPYGIVTVVAAFSWYYAWTPKTGYLANWLAADAAPLTDQWPSMFIIILAEVWKTTPFMALLLMAGLALVPDDLLKAASMDGASAWQRFTKVMLPVMKPAILVALLFRTLDAFRIFDNIYVLTGGAQDTGSVSMQTYDNLVKGLNLGIGSTMAVLIFITVAIIAFIFIKVFGTAAPGSDDGGKR
- a CDS encoding carbohydrate ABC transporter permease, with product MVMGTVTTGRKLRWGLVDILVLVFALVPVLWVVSLSFKTKDTLTDGSFIPQSWTWQNYADIFQTSEFLLALVNSIGIAIISTVIAVVLGTMAAYAIARLEFPGKQLLVGLSLLIAMFPQVSLVTPLFNIERNLALFDTWPGLILPYITFALPLSIYTLSAFFREIPWELEKAAKMDGATPAQAFRKVIAPLAAPGVFTTAILVFIFCWNDFLFAISLTSTTASRTVPAALSFFTGSSQFEDPTGQVSAAAVVITIPIIVFVLFFQRRIVAGLTSGAVKG
- a CDS encoding ABC transporter ATP-binding protein, with amino-acid sequence MAEIVLDKVSKKYPDGALAVSEVDITIADGEFLVLVGPSGCGKSTMLNMVAGLEDISSGELRIDGKRVNEKAPKDRDIAMVFQSYALYPHMSVRENMAFPLRLAKVDDQTVRAKVEEAATILDLTAHLDRKPANLSGGQRQRVAMGRAIVRNPKAFLMDEPLSNLDAKLRGQMRTSVSKIQKQLGTTTLYVTHDQTEAMTLGDRVVVLRGGFVQQIGAPQFLYENPANLFVAGFIGSPSMNFVPATLENNELRTPLGVTPLTDRIRQLVEKADAPREVLVGIRPEHFEDAALVDAAQKSGGGTFTAHIDVLESMGSEKFAHFTVDGETATSAELAELAADSGSADVPGSESQIVARLSAESSAKENEDLEVWYDADKIKLFDPSNGKNLTYED
- a CDS encoding dihydrofolate reductase family protein, with the protein product MTATYTFDVFSSLDGFGSHHGDWGGYWGKQGPELLAHRLAQYEEDQRMVFGATTFRTNAEMLNAVPEDDLDPWVKRLRNLPATVVSTTLEEPLAWPDATILRGDAVDVVARLKEESDVPLRSHGSLSLNRALLAAGLVDRVQVTLYPVITGRTGEGPIFAGAEDFDLELLETRTLDGDIQELVYRPTRH
- a CDS encoding RNA polymerase sigma factor — protein: MDLDDVYRAEYGRCVATLTRLLGDIGLAEEAVQDAFAVAVTHWHDALPPNPGAWIVTTARNRAIDRLRRESTREARHAQALLLHRSDELPEEGPVRDDQLRLIFTCCHPALSPLAQTALTLRLLGGLEVPEIARAYLVPEATISQRIVRAKKKIRDARIPYRVPDAAALPDRLASVLTVLYLVFNEGYASTSGELLRTDLCADAVRLARALAELMPDEPEVLGLLALLLLTEARRPARVGPSGELVVLAEQDRSRWNRELIAEGHELVRRCLRRNRPGPYQLQAAVNAVHTDGPSTDWTQVLALYDQLLAQTSSPIVALNRAVAVAEVHGPAQALAAIEDLDLPGYHLLPATRADLLARLGRTAEAVAAYDEAITLARNETERTFLESRRARLAPEERNRP